In Brachypodium distachyon strain Bd21 chromosome 2, Brachypodium_distachyon_v3.0, whole genome shotgun sequence, one genomic interval encodes:
- the LOC100832772 gene encoding chitinase domain-containing protein 1 codes for MPPRRRDRRNRRDPSPTPSHPSGPRDSSSSSSPRLRVAFIAPLLLLLILATLHFTGHLSRSPPHPEAPQTTPLSIYERGLVKLEISSREILAEHGRVSENRSRRHFPNPVLAYVTPWNSKGYDMAKLFSTKLTHVSPVWYDLKSDGDKLVLEGQHNYDAGWVSELQGGVSLVVPRVVLEAFPGVLLLKKKSRNKAIDLIVSECRDKGYDGVVLESWSRWAAYGVLDDPELRHLALQFVKKLGDTLHSTRLKSSTRNHLEFIYVIPAPRMQGLNKQDFGPEDLVQLADSVDGFSLMTYDFSGPQNPGPSAPLKWIRQSLTTLLPAKDSASHMIFLGINFYGNDFVLSKGGGSAITGRDFIHLLEKYKPSLQWDEKSSEHFFIYSDEGARHAVFYPTAMSLSVRLDEAREWGTGLSIWEIGQGLDYFFDIL; via the exons ATGCCGCCCCGGAGGCGGGATCGCCGGAATCGTCGAGACCCATCACCGACACCCTCCCACCCGAGCGGGCCACGCGATTCATCGTCGAGCTCGAGCCCCCGCCTCCGCGTCGCCTTCATCGCGCCTCTCCTGCTTCTCCTCATCCTCGCCACACTTCACTTCACCGGGCACCTCTCTCGATCCCCTCCCCATCCCGAGGCGCCGCAGACGACGCCGCTCTCCATTTATGAGCGCGGTCTCGTCAAGCTCGAAATCTCCTCCCGCGAGATCCTCGCC GAGCACGGTAGGGTCTCGGAGAACCGGTCGCGCCGCCACTTCCCCAACCCAGTCCTCGCCTACGTGACCCCCTG GAACTCTAAAGGTTATGACATGGCAAAGTTGTTCAGCACGAAGCTTACTCATGTATCACCAGTGTGGTATGACTTGAAGAG TGATGGGGATAAGCTAGTTTTGGAAGGACAGCACAATTATGATGCCGGATGGGTCTCTGAACTTCAGGGTGGCGTATCTTTG GTAGTGCCAAGAGTTGTCCTAGAAGCATTCCCTGGTGTTTTACTATTGAAAAAGAAGTCAAGGAACAAAGCCATTGATTTAATAGTGAGCGAATGCAG AGATAAGGGGTATGATGGTGTTGTGCTAGAATCTTGGTCAAGATGGGCTGCCTATGGTGTGCTAGATGATCCAGAGCTACGTCACCTG GCACTTCAATTCGTTAAGAAGCTGGGGGATACTTTGCATTCCACCCGTTTGAAATCGAGTACCAGGAACCATTTGGAATTCATTTATGTTATCCCAGCTCCGCGAATGCAAGGGCTAAACAAACAAGACTTTGGACCAGAAGATCTCGTGCAGTTGGCTGACTCAGTAGATGGTTTTTCTCTGATGACATACGACTTCTCTGGACCACAAAACCCTGGCCCCAGTGCACCTCTGAAGTGGATACGTCAGTCTTTAACAACACTTCTCCCAGCCAAGGATTCAGCTTCTCATATGATATTCCTTGGAATTAATTTTTATGGGAATGACTTCGTACTTTCTAAAG GTGGTGGTAGCGCTATTACTGGAAGAGATTTCATTCATTTACTTGAGAAGTACAAGCCATCTTTGCAGTGGGACGAGAAAAGTTCAGAGCATTTTTTCATCTATTCGGATGAAGGTGCGAGACATGCTGTATTTTATCCTACAGCAATGTCACTTTCTGTACGTTTGGATGAGGCTAGAGAATGGGGGACAGGGCTTTCAATATGGGAGATTGGGCAAGGTTTGGACTATTTTTTCGATATTCTGTAG